The following proteins are encoded in a genomic region of Liolophura sinensis isolate JHLJ2023 chromosome 7, CUHK_Ljap_v2, whole genome shotgun sequence:
- the LOC135470621 gene encoding LOW QUALITY PROTEIN: putative protein-lysine deacylase ABHD14B (The sequence of the model RefSeq protein was modified relative to this genomic sequence to represent the inferred CDS: substituted 1 base at 1 genomic stop codon) produces the protein MYVNSFRQHWGVRETVRETVPLEYDNETDSKQDTLLFHGASFSSKTXEDLGTMNLLSALGYRVVAVDLPGLGRLLPAQVTGRVEFVRDLIPEFGLNLPVLVTPSMSGSYALSFVFRAYIQLPVKGHADCKRTQVDEATPTTLSQNLNTPQPPSGIPESGRPASRAPTAGVDPVAIQFITFLNREDVITSESSTFQGTAGMGNT, from the exons atgtatgtcaaCAGTTTTAG GCAACACTGGGGCGTGAGGGAAACAGTGAGGGAAACAGTGCCGCTAGAGTATGACAATGAGACTGACAGCAAGCAGGACACCCTTCTCTTCCACGGGGCCAGCTTCAGTTCTAAGACTTGAGAAGATCTGGGTACCATGAACTTGTTATCTGCCCTGGGGTACCGGGTGGTCGCCGTCGATCTACCAG GTTTAGGGCGTCTCCTGCCTGCCCAGGTGACTGGCCGGGTGGAGTTTGTCCGCGACCTAATCCCAGAGTTCGGTTTGAACTTGCCCGTTCTTGTGACACCATCGATGAGTGGAAGTTACGCCTTGTCCTTTGTGTTCCGCGCCTACATTCAGCTCCCTGTAAA GGGACACGCAGATTGTAAGAGAACACAAGTGGATGAAGCAACCCCAACTACCCTCTCCCAGAATCTGAACACTCCCCAACCACCCAGTGGCATCCCCGAGTCCGGCCGTCCTGCCTCCAGGGCACCCACAGCTGG CGTAGACCCAGTGGCTATCCAGTTTATTACGTTTCTCAACCGCGAGGATGTAATAACTTCCGAGTCGTCAACATTTCAAGGCACAGCTGGTATGGGAAATACCTGA